The Paenibacillus sophorae genome has a segment encoding these proteins:
- a CDS encoding YaiI/YqxD family protein, whose protein sequence is MGSSDTREITIVVDADACPVKKETADTARAYGVPVIMVSSYAHELHGGEGVTIVHVDNSDQSADLYIANHIKSGDIVLTGDYGLAALALAKGCHALSFRGQTYDETNMDMMLEGRHARAKERRRGRYSKGPKPFTAEDRNTFQHKLTKLLKLLQENVQP, encoded by the coding sequence ATGGGAAGCTCAGACACTCGGGAAATAACCATTGTGGTCGATGCGGATGCCTGTCCGGTCAAGAAGGAAACGGCGGACACCGCCCGCGCTTATGGAGTTCCGGTGATCATGGTGTCGTCCTACGCTCACGAACTCCACGGTGGTGAAGGCGTGACAATCGTGCACGTAGACAACAGCGATCAGAGCGCCGACCTCTACATTGCCAATCACATTAAATCCGGGGATATCGTACTGACCGGCGACTATGGCCTTGCGGCTCTGGCGCTTGCGAAAGGATGTCATGCCCTTTCTTTCAGGGGACAGACATACGATGAGACCAATATGGATATGATGCTTGAAGGCAGGCATGCCAGGGCGAAAGAGCGCCGGAGAGGCCGTTACTCCAAAGGGCCTAAGCCGTTTACCGCAGAGGATCGAAATACTTTTCAACATAAACTGACAAAACTTTTGAAATTATTGCAGGAGAATGTTCAGCCGTAG
- a CDS encoding PLP-dependent aminotransferase family protein, whose product MNIVYSTMARHLGSSAVRDILKLTQGGNIISLAGGLPAEDLFPLEAVREAYNRALSGHTSVLQYGITEGYTPLREKVAARLSRQGIAVSPAEVVLTTGSQQSIDLLCRVLLDPGDTVLVESPTYLAALQVLGSYRANIVPVASDADGMLPDDLEDKLRLHKPKLLYAVPTFGNPTGATWSEGRRRSVVELCRSNGTLILEDNPYGEIAFAGGDKVGLPVLAAIDGAMGGGTVVYTGTFSKIVAPALRTGWVAGSRELVSTVARAKQAADLHSSAVDQRALDELLSGFDLEGHIAAISREYAARMKALSFELRSRNWKGAHWEEPQGGMFLWLTLDKSINTAELLPLAVARGVAFVPGEVFYPGEPDRSTMRLNFTHTPPQLLPLAVKRLEEALEEWSSKGLETLHPGSL is encoded by the coding sequence ATGAATATTGTTTATTCCACCATGGCGCGTCATCTTGGCTCATCGGCCGTGCGCGATATTCTGAAGCTGACTCAAGGAGGCAACATCATCTCTTTAGCCGGCGGTCTGCCGGCGGAAGATTTGTTTCCCTTGGAAGCGGTTCGTGAAGCTTACAACCGGGCGCTGTCCGGGCACACTTCCGTACTGCAGTACGGCATAACCGAAGGCTATACTCCGCTCCGTGAAAAAGTTGCCGCAAGGCTGTCCCGGCAGGGAATCGCGGTATCTCCGGCGGAGGTGGTACTGACGACCGGCTCGCAGCAGTCGATCGACCTGCTCTGCCGGGTGCTGCTTGATCCCGGCGACACGGTGCTCGTCGAATCGCCCACCTATCTGGCCGCTCTTCAAGTGCTGGGGTCCTACCGCGCCAACATCGTCCCGGTTGCCAGCGATGCGGACGGCATGCTGCCGGACGATCTGGAGGACAAGCTCCGGCTCCATAAGCCCAAGCTGCTGTATGCCGTTCCGACCTTCGGCAACCCGACGGGAGCGACTTGGAGCGAAGGCCGCAGACGCAGCGTCGTAGAGCTGTGCCGCAGCAATGGCACGCTTATTCTTGAGGATAACCCTTACGGAGAAATCGCGTTTGCCGGGGGAGACAAAGTAGGACTCCCTGTGCTCGCGGCCATCGACGGCGCTATGGGAGGTGGGACTGTCGTCTACACCGGCACCTTCTCCAAAATCGTCGCCCCCGCCCTGCGCACAGGTTGGGTCGCGGGCAGTAGGGAGCTTGTCTCCACAGTCGCAAGAGCCAAACAAGCGGCCGATCTGCATTCCAGCGCCGTCGACCAGCGCGCCCTGGATGAGCTGCTGTCGGGCTTTGATCTTGAAGGGCATATTGCCGCCATTTCCCGCGAGTACGCCGCGCGGATGAAAGCACTGTCCTTCGAGCTGCGGTCCCGGAATTGGAAGGGCGCCCATTGGGAGGAGCCGCAAGGTGGCATGTTCTTGTGGCTGACGCTGGACAAGTCCATCAATACCGCAGAGCTGCTGCCGCTGGCCGTCGCCCGCGGCGTCGCCTTCGTCCCGGGTGAAGTATTCTATCCCGGGGAGCCGGACCGCAGCACAATGCGGCTGAACTTCACCCATACGCCGCCCCAGCTGCTGCCGCTGGCCGTGAAGCGCCTGGAAGAAGCCCTCGAAGAATGGAGCAGCAAAGGTCTGGAAACCTTGCATCCGGGGAGCCTCTAA
- the dnaG gene encoding DNA primase — protein MASGHGNIPEEVIESVLARHDIVDTVGKVVHLTKRGKYLWGLCPFHSESTPSFTVTPDRGVFHCFGCGMGGNAIKFRMEIEGLSFPEAVKIMAEESDIPVPEGAGGMQSAHSPELDRLLQAYEWSAKFYHYLLKNTEYGKAAMDYLRSRKFSDQMIDQFQIGYAPDRWDTLLQFLERRNFDLAEMEKGGLLSSRSEGKGYIDRFRGRIIFPIANRAGKVVAFAGRILGEGQPKYLNSPESKLFNKSRILYNLHQSKASIRKTRQIVLFEGYGDVISAWESGVQNGVATMGTSLTENHASMMKALADEAVIAYDGDRAGQAAAMKALPMLEATGLRVKVAVLPGGLDPDEFVAQYGGDRFREQIIESAVSTVKFKLIYLKKNHILLEEDGKIAYVKEALQIIASLHSSTEREVYLKEIASELELSYDSLKQDCNLLRASMQKNMPEGDNNVKRWNNGRHKKGQVQARTLLPAYHAAERSLLSLMFQDGDAAAYVNEHLGEDFNIDDHAAIAAYLYAYYAQGKQPEISRFLSSLQDDRLEKIAASISMMESPPDWSTQVLDDYIREVRKYPVQRMMEKKREEMIQAEKAGDFLRAAQIASEIIALERQ, from the coding sequence GTGGCAAGCGGACACGGCAATATCCCCGAGGAAGTTATCGAAAGCGTGCTGGCGCGGCATGATATTGTTGATACCGTAGGGAAAGTTGTCCATCTGACCAAGCGGGGGAAATATTTGTGGGGCCTCTGCCCGTTCCATTCGGAAAGCACCCCTTCCTTCACAGTAACTCCGGATCGTGGAGTGTTTCATTGTTTCGGCTGCGGCATGGGGGGAAATGCCATCAAATTCAGGATGGAAATCGAAGGGTTATCCTTTCCCGAAGCCGTCAAGATTATGGCCGAAGAGAGCGACATTCCGGTACCGGAAGGCGCGGGGGGCATGCAGTCCGCGCATAGTCCGGAACTCGACCGGCTGCTTCAAGCGTATGAATGGTCTGCGAAGTTCTATCATTATTTGCTGAAGAATACGGAATACGGCAAAGCCGCTATGGATTATTTAAGATCCCGGAAATTCAGCGACCAAATGATTGACCAGTTCCAGATCGGATATGCTCCAGATCGTTGGGATACGCTGCTTCAGTTTCTGGAACGACGGAATTTCGACCTTGCCGAAATGGAAAAAGGCGGACTGCTGTCCTCAAGAAGCGAAGGCAAAGGTTATATCGACCGTTTTCGCGGGCGGATTATTTTTCCGATTGCGAACCGTGCCGGTAAAGTGGTGGCTTTCGCCGGAAGAATTCTCGGGGAAGGTCAGCCGAAATATTTGAATTCTCCGGAGAGCAAGCTTTTTAACAAAAGCCGGATCTTGTACAATCTGCACCAGTCCAAAGCATCTATCCGCAAAACGCGGCAAATCGTTCTTTTTGAAGGATACGGAGATGTCATTTCGGCCTGGGAATCGGGTGTGCAGAACGGTGTGGCGACCATGGGCACTTCGTTAACGGAGAATCATGCGTCGATGATGAAAGCTTTGGCCGATGAAGCCGTGATCGCTTATGATGGAGACCGGGCGGGACAAGCTGCGGCGATGAAGGCCCTCCCGATGCTCGAAGCGACCGGACTGCGCGTCAAGGTGGCGGTGCTGCCTGGCGGACTGGATCCTGATGAATTTGTGGCTCAATATGGAGGAGACCGCTTCAGGGAACAAATCATTGAATCCGCGGTTTCAACTGTAAAATTTAAGCTTATATATCTGAAAAAAAACCATATACTCCTAGAGGAAGACGGCAAAATCGCTTATGTCAAGGAGGCGCTGCAAATTATTGCTTCCCTGCATTCTTCTACGGAAAGAGAAGTGTATCTGAAGGAAATTGCCTCCGAGCTGGAACTGAGTTACGACAGCTTGAAGCAGGATTGCAATTTGCTCAGGGCTTCGATGCAAAAAAACATGCCCGAAGGGGATAATAACGTTAAAAGGTGGAATAATGGTAGGCATAAAAAAGGGCAGGTTCAAGCAAGGACCTTGCTTCCGGCTTACCATGCCGCGGAACGGAGTCTGCTGTCCCTGATGTTTCAGGATGGTGACGCCGCCGCGTATGTAAATGAACATCTGGGAGAAGATTTCAACATCGATGATCATGCGGCTATCGCCGCTTATCTATACGCCTATTACGCGCAAGGCAAGCAGCCGGAAATCAGCCGGTTTCTGTCCTCGCTCCAGGACGATCGGCTAGAGAAGATCGCAGCCTCGATTTCCATGATGGAGTCGCCGCCGGACTGGAGCACGCAGGTACTGGATGATTATATCCGCGAGGTGCGGAAATATCCCGTGCAGCGCATGATGGAGAAGAAACGGGAAGAAATGATTCAGGCGGAAAAAGCCGGTGATTTTTTGCGTGCGGCACAAATAGCAAGTGAGATTATTGCCCTAGAAAGACAGTGA
- a CDS encoding PLP-dependent aminotransferase family protein, with amino-acid sequence MHIELSRAGGRPLPLQISEALGQRISSGLLQKGAKLPSVRKLAVSLGVSQVTISKAYADLERRGRIVRRQGLGCFVAPLKDGKQEAGDYRAGNAGRAGEWGYGDGNKSENHWEEKGGGSRSSGRNAIQKESGARRKFAWQEDYGDYLPRAQLWRNFDYSEAEYSFHLAAIHSGMLPLKEIGEAMTMLVAKRPELMSVYGNFQGDLGLREVMTTHLRARGIPLSAANLMITSGAQQGIDLVARTFVGPGDAVYLEAPSYTGAIDVFAGRGAEMISVPMDQDGMRIDLLTKLCDRRPPKLIYTVPTFQNPSGVTMSMERRQRLLELARSYRCLIVEDDPFSDLYFYSPPPSSIKSMDKEGHVIYMKSFSKVLAPGCRIACVAAEGDILERLIAAKAASDLGSPLLNQLAVLPFIAGKYDAYTKELRAALRSRMEKAARLLKRHAPQGVEWRLPGGGLNLWLELPNSVNIGELYRRASRQGISFLAGHVCHAGEPSSSHIRLCYAQMEEEQMERGLLLLMPLLKEAMNDRMM; translated from the coding sequence ATGCACATCGAATTGAGCCGCGCCGGCGGCAGGCCGCTTCCGCTGCAGATTAGCGAGGCGCTAGGGCAGCGCATATCCTCCGGACTGTTGCAAAAGGGGGCGAAACTGCCTTCGGTTAGGAAGCTGGCGGTCTCGCTAGGCGTCAGCCAGGTGACGATCAGCAAGGCGTACGCCGACCTCGAAAGACGCGGGCGGATTGTACGCCGCCAAGGCCTCGGCTGCTTTGTCGCCCCGCTGAAAGACGGGAAGCAGGAAGCCGGGGATTACCGCGCAGGAAACGCCGGGCGGGCCGGAGAATGGGGCTATGGGGACGGAAATAAGAGTGAGAATCATTGGGAGGAAAAAGGCGGAGGAAGCCGAAGCTCAGGCCGGAACGCAATACAGAAGGAGTCCGGCGCGCGGAGGAAATTCGCTTGGCAGGAGGACTACGGGGATTATTTGCCGAGAGCGCAGCTGTGGCGGAATTTCGACTATTCCGAGGCGGAATACTCCTTCCATCTGGCAGCCATTCATTCCGGAATGCTTCCCTTGAAAGAGATCGGTGAGGCGATGACGATGCTGGTGGCGAAACGGCCGGAGCTGATGTCGGTCTACGGTAATTTTCAGGGGGATCTGGGGCTGCGGGAAGTGATGACAACACATCTGCGGGCACGCGGCATCCCCCTGTCCGCCGCTAATCTCATGATTACGAGCGGGGCCCAGCAGGGAATCGATCTGGTGGCCCGGACCTTTGTCGGTCCCGGCGATGCGGTGTATCTGGAAGCGCCCAGCTATACGGGAGCCATCGACGTTTTTGCGGGAAGGGGAGCGGAGATGATATCTGTTCCTATGGATCAAGATGGCATGCGCATCGACCTGCTGACGAAGCTGTGCGACCGGCGTCCGCCCAAGCTGATTTATACCGTACCTACGTTTCAGAATCCGAGCGGAGTTACGATGAGCATGGAAAGAAGACAGCGGCTTCTCGAGCTTGCCCGAAGCTACCGCTGTCTCATTGTGGAGGATGATCCTTTTTCCGATTTATATTTTTACTCTCCCCCTCCATCCTCCATCAAGAGCATGGATAAGGAAGGGCATGTCATCTATATGAAAAGCTTCAGCAAAGTGCTGGCACCGGGCTGCCGGATTGCCTGCGTTGCTGCCGAAGGCGATATCCTTGAACGGCTGATCGCCGCCAAGGCGGCCAGCGATTTGGGCAGCCCGCTGCTGAATCAGCTTGCGGTGCTCCCGTTCATCGCGGGCAAATATGACGCTTATACGAAGGAGCTGCGGGCCGCGCTGCGGTCCCGCATGGAAAAAGCGGCCAGGCTGCTGAAACGCCACGCTCCGCAGGGAGTGGAGTGGAGACTTCCCGGGGGCGGACTTAATCTATGGCTGGAGCTGCCGAATTCCGTCAACATCGGGGAGCTGTACAGAAGGGCGTCGCGGCAGGGCATTTCTTTTTTGGCGGGGCATGTATGCCATGCCGGTGAGCCGTCGTCCAGCCATATCCGGCTTTGCTATGCCCAAATGGAGGAAGAGCAAATGGAGCGCGGTCTGCTGCTCCTGATGCCGCTGCTCAAGGAAGCCATGAACGACAGAATGATGTGA
- a CDS encoding tRNA (adenine(22)-N(1))-methyltransferase, protein MNNVKLSQRLGLLLEQIPHGSKLADIGSDHALLPLAAVQTGRAVSAIAGEVNPGPHRAAERAVQDAGLKDRISVRRGDGLEVLRPEEVDCITIAGMGGALIASILNRGKVEGKLTAVRTLVLQPNVGEDILRRWLLDNGWVLTAEALLEEDGKRYEVLTAVPEDLEKGITNEGLYSDAAQAGGERPYSMETLLHMGPWLIRRPSPVFAAKWQDEISKLERILESLSRSELESAGSKRTEIEARIREITEVLACLPKDKP, encoded by the coding sequence ATGAACAACGTAAAATTATCGCAAAGACTCGGACTGCTGCTTGAACAAATTCCGCACGGCTCGAAATTGGCCGATATCGGCTCGGATCATGCGCTGCTGCCGCTGGCTGCCGTGCAGACCGGACGCGCCGTAAGCGCGATAGCCGGGGAAGTAAACCCAGGCCCGCACCGTGCGGCCGAAAGGGCCGTTCAGGACGCAGGACTGAAGGATCGCATCTCCGTCCGCCGCGGGGACGGGCTGGAGGTGCTCAGGCCGGAAGAGGTGGACTGCATTACGATTGCGGGCATGGGCGGCGCTTTGATCGCCTCGATTCTGAACAGGGGCAAGGTGGAAGGTAAACTGACAGCTGTCCGCACTCTGGTGCTGCAGCCCAATGTCGGAGAGGATATTCTTCGCCGCTGGCTGCTGGATAACGGCTGGGTGCTGACTGCCGAAGCCCTTCTTGAAGAAGACGGCAAACGATATGAAGTTCTCACCGCTGTGCCGGAAGACTTGGAGAAGGGGATAACCAACGAAGGCCTGTATTCGGATGCGGCGCAGGCGGGCGGAGAGCGCCCGTACAGCATGGAGACGCTGCTGCATATGGGCCCTTGGCTGATCCGGCGGCCAAGCCCGGTCTTTGCTGCCAAGTGGCAGGATGAAATATCCAAGCTGGAGCGTATTTTGGAGTCGCTCTCGAGGTCAGAGCTTGAATCTGCCGGAAGCAAACGCACGGAGATCGAGGCGCGAATCAGAGAGATCACGGAGGTGCTGGCATGTTTGCCAAAGGACAAACCGTAA
- a CDS encoding Nif3-like dinuclear metal center hexameric protein yields the protein MFAKGQTVIQYMEQLAPKHVAEEGDKIGLQLGSLHKEITGVLVALDVNDEVVDEAISRGCNLIIAHHAIIFRPLQQLQTDTPMGKIYEKLIKNDIAVYISHTNLDVTEGGMNDWMAEALGIENAAPLKDSHTEQLSKLVVFVPKEHHQKVLDAVLNAGAGWIGNYSHCSFNIEGYGTFMPREGTDPYIGEQGKMERTEEIRIETIVPLGIRGKVIQAMLKAHPYEEVAYDLYSMDLKGRSFGLGRVGKLKEPTTLGQFVETVKTGLNVEKVRVVGDLDQPVRKAAVLGGSGGKFLSSAVFRGADVLVTGDIDYHTAQDALMAGVALIDPGHNAEKIMKVKVAEWIKDKLTEHKYGTPVYASEVNTEPFRFI from the coding sequence ATGTTTGCCAAAGGACAAACCGTAATTCAATATATGGAGCAGCTTGCTCCAAAGCATGTGGCGGAGGAAGGCGACAAGATCGGCCTGCAGCTCGGCAGCCTGCATAAAGAAATTACAGGCGTTCTGGTTGCGCTCGATGTGAACGACGAGGTGGTCGATGAGGCGATATCCCGCGGGTGCAATCTGATTATCGCCCATCACGCGATTATCTTTCGGCCGCTTCAGCAGCTGCAGACGGATACGCCGATGGGAAAAATATACGAGAAGCTCATCAAGAATGATATCGCCGTCTATATCAGTCATACGAACCTGGATGTGACCGAGGGCGGTATGAACGACTGGATGGCTGAGGCGCTCGGCATTGAGAATGCTGCTCCACTCAAAGATAGTCATACGGAACAGTTGTCCAAGCTCGTCGTCTTTGTACCGAAGGAACATCACCAGAAGGTGCTGGATGCCGTCCTGAACGCCGGGGCGGGCTGGATCGGCAATTACAGTCACTGCAGCTTCAACATCGAGGGTTACGGCACATTTATGCCCCGCGAAGGCACCGACCCGTATATTGGCGAGCAGGGCAAAATGGAGCGGACGGAGGAAATCCGTATTGAGACGATTGTCCCGCTTGGCATCCGAGGCAAGGTCATTCAGGCGATGCTTAAAGCCCATCCATACGAGGAGGTCGCCTATGACCTTTATTCAATGGATCTCAAGGGCCGGAGCTTCGGGCTGGGCCGGGTAGGCAAGCTGAAGGAGCCGACAACGCTGGGGCAGTTCGTGGAAACCGTGAAAACCGGCCTGAACGTTGAGAAAGTGCGCGTGGTAGGGGACCTGGACCAGCCAGTCCGCAAAGCCGCCGTGCTCGGCGGATCGGGCGGGAAATTCTTAAGCAGCGCGGTCTTCCGCGGCGCCGATGTGCTGGTCACGGGCGATATCGACTACCATACGGCGCAGGATGCGCTGATGGCCGGCGTCGCGCTGATCGATCCCGGGCATAATGCCGAGAAGATTATGAAAGTAAAGGTTGCCGAGTGGATCAAGGATAAGCTGACGGAGCATAAATATGGAACGCCAGTTTACGCTTCCGAAGTGAATACGGAACCGTTCCGGTTCATTTGA
- a CDS encoding S8 family peptidase, whose product MSRKNIVIAGLLTAVCASALVVSMASRPGTGQNMRQAGYVRPTQEHSMKKTALIQDVTATERLNRVDAGRDLRAMLTATAGKPPRDVALYAQQLEHSHGHIAMLMWIDFSSEQIRTFKSIPPEGTREQQQRLRQYLNAAKSAVKKYQSYESPSFAVGTRKYFIMGQRSRDGQVGVLAMIDQTVLSRVAEHQRKNLRLIPYPKEGKFRVESVHADTLRDITVKTGHDNENASHFYENEIVVRFREGHPGSDQLRKIAADIRCGAPRKLGYAYIFRSANMSYSQLKTYFASKWHPLYTEPHYVYLTNDSTDENTASVITPNDLLFPDYQWNLPAIETGRGWNLSKGSNKVTVAVVDTGVQADHPDLRGQLLSGYNAISSGAKPDDDVGHGTHVCGIIGALVNNSEGVAGISWYNKIMPVKVLDNSGAGTTYAVAEGIIWAVDHGAKVINLSLGNYADSQFLHDAIKYAYDKDAVLVSAAGNDNTERPGYPAAYPEVLAVAATNASGEKASFSNYGDYVDVAAPGESIASTYPGSQYAALSGTSMASPHAAALAGLVRSLNPDLTNKEVMDLMTKNTVDLGNPGHDKYFGWGQVDIYKTLQAASGGEVPLELWPQHVREKINLLERRLKTK is encoded by the coding sequence GTTACCGCCACGGAAAGGCTGAACCGCGTTGATGCGGGCCGGGATTTGCGCGCAATGCTTACGGCAACAGCAGGCAAGCCGCCGCGTGATGTTGCATTGTATGCGCAGCAGCTGGAGCATAGCCACGGGCATATAGCCATGCTCATGTGGATCGACTTCTCATCAGAGCAGATTAGGACATTCAAATCCATTCCGCCGGAAGGCACCCGTGAGCAGCAGCAGCGTCTTCGTCAGTATCTGAATGCCGCCAAATCGGCTGTTAAAAAGTATCAATCCTACGAATCGCCCTCATTTGCCGTCGGTACCCGCAAGTATTTCATTATGGGTCAGCGGAGCCGGGATGGACAAGTCGGCGTTCTCGCCATGATCGACCAGACCGTACTCAGCCGGGTGGCCGAGCATCAACGTAAAAACTTACGGCTCATTCCCTACCCCAAGGAAGGTAAATTCCGCGTCGAGTCCGTTCATGCCGACACGCTGCGGGACATAACCGTCAAAACCGGGCATGACAATGAGAACGCGAGCCATTTTTACGAGAACGAAATCGTCGTCCGGTTCAGGGAAGGCCATCCGGGGTCAGACCAACTTAGAAAGATAGCTGCCGACATCCGCTGCGGAGCCCCCCGCAAGCTGGGTTACGCTTACATCTTTCGTTCTGCCAATATGAGCTATTCTCAGCTCAAGACATACTTTGCCTCTAAATGGCATCCGCTGTACACCGAGCCTCACTATGTGTACTTAACCAATGATTCCACAGATGAAAATACAGCCTCTGTTATTACTCCGAATGATCTGCTGTTCCCCGACTATCAATGGAATCTGCCAGCGATCGAAACCGGCCGGGGGTGGAATTTGTCCAAGGGCAGCAACAAGGTCACCGTCGCCGTTGTCGATACCGGTGTCCAGGCCGACCATCCCGATCTTCGCGGGCAGCTGCTCTCCGGCTATAACGCCATTTCCAGCGGAGCCAAACCGGATGATGACGTAGGCCACGGCACCCATGTCTGCGGCATAATAGGGGCACTGGTCAATAATTCCGAAGGAGTGGCGGGCATCAGCTGGTACAACAAAATCATGCCTGTTAAAGTGCTTGACAACTCCGGAGCCGGCACTACCTATGCGGTTGCCGAAGGCATTATCTGGGCGGTGGATCACGGGGCCAAAGTCATCAATCTCAGCCTCGGCAATTATGCCGACTCGCAGTTCCTGCATGATGCCATCAAGTACGCCTACGACAAAGACGCCGTGCTCGTATCCGCAGCCGGAAACGACAACACGGAACGCCCCGGTTATCCCGCAGCCTACCCCGAGGTGCTGGCTGTTGCCGCGACGAACGCTTCGGGCGAAAAAGCGTCCTTCTCCAACTACGGCGATTACGTCGATGTCGCAGCGCCCGGTGAAAGTATCGCCAGTACGTATCCGGGCAGCCAGTACGCGGCGCTGTCGGGAACTTCCATGGCCAGCCCGCATGCCGCCGCCCTCGCCGGTCTGGTGCGCTCGCTGAATCCGGATCTGACGAACAAAGAGGTCATGGATCTCATGACCAAGAACACCGTCGATCTCGGCAACCCGGGTCATGATAAATATTTTGGCTGGGGGCAGGTGGATATCTACAAAACGCTGCAGGCGGCTTCCGGCGGCGAGGTTCCGCTTGAGCTGTGGCCGCAGCATGTCAGGGAAAAGATCAACCTGCTGGAACGCAGACTGAAGACCAAATAA
- the rpoD gene encoding RNA polymerase sigma factor RpoD, producing the protein MANDQHTELEAEFTLDQVKDQLIESGKKRSSLNIKDIMEKLSPFDQDPEQMDEFYEQLSDLGIEVVNDNDEEVTLRPNDENESGDGDDFSFDDDLSLPPGIKINDPVRMYLKEIGRVPLLSADDEVELAMRIKNGDEEAKRRLAEANLRLVVSIAKRYVGRGMLFLDLIQEGNMGLIKAVEKFDHNKGFKFSTYATWWIRQAITRAIADQARTIRIPVHMVETINKLIRVSRQLLQELGREPTPEEIAAEMELSVEKVREIMKIAQEPVSLETPIGEEDDSHLGDFIEDQEALAPADAAAYELLKEQLEDVLDTLTEREENVLRLRFGLDDGRTRTLEEVGKVFGVTRERIRQIEAKALRKLRHPSRSKRLKDFLE; encoded by the coding sequence ATGGCGAACGATCAGCACACCGAACTGGAGGCGGAATTTACGCTCGACCAGGTCAAAGATCAGCTTATTGAGTCTGGCAAGAAAAGATCTTCACTGAATATTAAAGATATCATGGAGAAACTGTCGCCATTTGATCAGGACCCCGAACAAATGGATGAATTTTATGAGCAGCTTAGCGATTTGGGGATTGAAGTCGTTAACGACAACGACGAGGAAGTAACGCTTCGTCCAAATGATGAAAACGAGAGCGGAGATGGCGACGATTTCAGCTTTGACGATGATCTGTCGCTTCCGCCCGGAATCAAGATTAACGACCCTGTTCGTATGTATCTAAAAGAAATCGGCCGTGTGCCGCTTCTGTCCGCCGATGACGAGGTTGAATTGGCCATGCGGATCAAGAACGGCGACGAAGAAGCGAAGCGCCGTCTGGCTGAGGCGAATTTGCGGCTGGTAGTCAGCATCGCGAAGCGCTATGTAGGCCGGGGAATGCTGTTCCTAGATCTTATCCAGGAAGGCAATATGGGTCTGATCAAAGCGGTGGAGAAATTCGACCACAACAAAGGGTTCAAATTCAGCACTTATGCAACCTGGTGGATCCGTCAGGCCATTACCCGTGCCATTGCTGACCAAGCGCGTACGATCCGGATTCCCGTTCATATGGTGGAAACCATCAACAAGCTGATCCGCGTATCCCGCCAGCTGCTGCAGGAACTGGGGCGCGAACCCACGCCGGAAGAAATTGCAGCCGAAATGGAGCTTAGTGTTGAAAAGGTTCGGGAGATCATGAAGATTGCCCAGGAGCCGGTATCGCTGGAAACTCCGATCGGGGAAGAAGACGATTCCCATTTGGGCGATTTTATCGAGGATCAGGAGGCGCTTGCCCCTGCGGACGCGGCGGCTTACGAGCTGCTTAAGGAGCAGCTGGAAGATGTGCTTGATACGCTGACCGAGCGTGAGGAGAATGTGCTCCGCCTGCGCTTCGGGCTCGACGATGGCCGGACGAGAACGCTTGAGGAAGTCGGCAAGGTGTTTGGCGTTACCCGGGAACGGATTCGTCAGATCGAAGCCAAGGCTCTACGCAAACTTCGCCATCCGAGCCGCAGCAAACGGCTTAAGGATTTTCTGGAATAA